The Paenibacillus tianjinensis genome has a window encoding:
- the hutP gene encoding hut operon transcriptional regulator HutP: MGETSVSSFPIGKLAILLAVLQEHEWKKVIEQELASQDFRYTIGRVGAMDMIKVIAAIETAAKSNHIIDPGSYREVHSLYHAIIEAIQSIGRGIVQFGDILRTVGLTFAIVRGKMSGAVEHEGEWIVVCAYGTIGAPKKGFEHEAIGFGFNHI, from the coding sequence ATGGGGGAAACATCCGTTTCATCTTTTCCGATCGGGAAGTTAGCTATACTGCTTGCGGTTCTTCAGGAGCATGAATGGAAAAAGGTTATTGAGCAGGAGCTGGCTTCGCAGGACTTCCGCTATACGATCGGGCGGGTCGGGGCTATGGATATGATTAAAGTGATCGCAGCCATCGAAACAGCAGCAAAAAGCAATCACATTATCGATCCGGGTTCCTACCGGGAGGTGCATTCGCTGTATCATGCCATCATTGAGGCGATTCAGAGCATTGGCCGCGGCATCGTTCAGTTCGGCGATATTCTGCGCACGGTAGGGCTGACTTTTGCCATTGTAAGAGGGAAGATGTCGGGGGCTGTGGAGCATGAAGGGGAATGGATCGTGGTATGTGCCTACGGGACGATTGGTGCTCCGAAAAAGGGATTTGAGCATGAGGCCATCGGGTTCGGGTTCAATCATATTTAG
- a CDS encoding NAD(P)H-binding protein — protein sequence MNTPGTAIEVTKENRPEPVTGSEDTGRRAAIALTGASGYIGHNLLKLLTGDYDVIALSRHGNQKEYSPNVEWRSCELFSMSSAEQALQGADYAVYLVHSMLPSAKLTQAAFEDMDAILADNFARAARKNGIKQIVYLSGIIPGNIPQEQLSRHLRSRLEVERILGSYGVPVTTIRAGLIVGPQGSSFPILVKLVRRLPVMLLPKWTRTTTQPIALSEVLLALRKCIGSAELYGRAIDVGGPGSMTYKEMMLKTAEVLHKKRRLFDIPLLTIHLSRLWVTLITGAPKEMAYPLIESLAHPMVVDPARTVPGISDGRIPFVEAAREALKAEDEAARRPKGKSNAPAKSNPGSKSKKAADVRSIQRVVLPGNTNTDWAARYYLEWLGRTLKPLIRIDYDGRNIYRVHLWASRTPILELTYLPERSSAESTVYQISGGAFTKKGDTHEGRLEFLQIPGTRECVIAIHDYLPSLPWFLYKYTQAKAHLWVMAAFRRHLQRLGSRS from the coding sequence ATGAATACACCCGGAACTGCAATAGAAGTAACAAAAGAGAACAGGCCTGAACCAGTCACAGGGAGTGAAGACACCGGCCGGAGAGCGGCCATCGCCTTAACCGGAGCGAGCGGATATATCGGCCATAATCTGCTGAAGCTGTTAACCGGGGATTACGACGTGATCGCCCTGTCAAGGCACGGGAACCAGAAGGAGTACAGTCCGAATGTGGAGTGGCGCTCCTGTGAGCTGTTCTCGATGTCATCGGCAGAGCAGGCATTGCAGGGCGCAGACTATGCCGTCTACCTCGTTCATTCAATGCTGCCGTCGGCTAAGCTGACCCAAGCGGCCTTTGAGGACATGGATGCCATACTGGCAGACAATTTTGCCCGGGCAGCCCGCAAGAACGGCATTAAGCAGATCGTCTACTTAAGCGGCATTATTCCCGGGAATATCCCGCAGGAGCAGCTCTCCCGCCATTTACGCAGCCGGCTTGAGGTGGAGCGAATCCTTGGCTCTTACGGGGTACCCGTTACAACCATACGTGCCGGTTTAATTGTAGGTCCGCAGGGCTCTTCCTTCCCGATCTTGGTCAAGCTGGTCCGGCGTCTGCCGGTCATGCTGCTCCCGAAATGGACGCGGACAACCACCCAGCCAATCGCTTTATCAGAGGTACTCCTTGCACTCCGCAAATGTATCGGCAGCGCTGAGTTATACGGCCGTGCGATCGACGTCGGCGGTCCCGGTAGCATGACTTATAAAGAAATGATGCTGAAGACCGCGGAGGTCCTGCACAAAAAACGAAGATTATTCGATATTCCGCTGCTGACCATCCATCTGTCGCGCCTTTGGGTGACGCTGATCACCGGAGCGCCGAAGGAGATGGCCTACCCGCTGATTGAAAGCCTAGCCCACCCGATGGTTGTTGATCCCGCGCGGACGGTTCCCGGCATCAGCGATGGCCGGATTCCTTTTGTTGAAGCTGCGCGGGAGGCACTGAAGGCGGAGGACGAAGCCGCAAGGAGGCCCAAAGGCAAATCCAACGCCCCTGCCAAATCAAATCCCGGAAGCAAATCAAAAAAGGCCGCCGATGTCCGCTCCATTCAGCGCGTAGTCCTGCCGGGCAATACCAATACCGATTGGGCTGCCCGTTATTATCTGGAGTGGCTGGGCAGAACATTGAAGCCGCTGATCCGTATTGATTATGACGGGAGGAATATCTACCGGGTGCATCTATGGGCCAGCCGCACACCTATTCTGGAGTTGACCTATCTCCCGGAAAGGAGCAGTGCAGAGAGCACAGTGTATCAAATTTCCGGCGGAGCCTTCACCAAAAAAGGCGATACCCATGAAGGCAGGCTTGAATTCCTGCAGATTCCCGGCACCCGTGAATGCGTAATTGCCATCCATGACTATCTGCCCTCCCTGCCGTGGTTTCTCTATAAATACACGCAAGCCAAAGCCCATCTGTGGGTAATGGCCGCTTTCCGCAGACATTTGCAGCGTTTAGGCAGCAGGTCTTAA
- the msrA gene encoding peptide-methionine (S)-S-oxide reductase MsrA: protein MNDQQNTGQQLATFAGGCFWCMVKPFDELPGIVSVVSGYTGGHTGNPTYAEVGTETTGHFEAVQITFEPELFPYTRLLDIYWQLIDPTDRGGQFMDRGSSYRTAIFVHSEEQRAQAEASKAALQAEKRFKSPIVTEILPATPFYPAEAEHQDYYKTHPLDYKLYLKGSGRGDFTELHWNGREDKERLRSRLTALQYEVTQHKGTEPAYDNAYWNHFQDGIYTDVLNGDPLFSSRDKFDSGTGWPAFTVPLEPGLVRREADYSGGGVRTLLRSRLSGAYLGQLSYDGPEPSKLHYRIYSAAMRFVPKGELAVNGLERYQALFANDEPVEE from the coding sequence ATGAATGATCAGCAGAATACCGGGCAGCAGCTCGCCACCTTTGCCGGGGGCTGCTTCTGGTGTATGGTCAAGCCGTTTGACGAGCTGCCGGGTATTGTCTCCGTGGTGTCCGGCTATACGGGCGGGCATACCGGGAACCCGACATATGCTGAGGTCGGAACCGAGACAACCGGACATTTTGAGGCGGTACAGATAACTTTTGAGCCGGAGCTGTTTCCGTACACGCGTCTGCTGGACATCTATTGGCAGCTGATTGATCCGACAGACCGGGGCGGCCAGTTTATGGACCGCGGGAGTTCCTACCGGACGGCTATCTTCGTGCACAGTGAAGAGCAGCGGGCCCAGGCGGAAGCATCAAAAGCCGCGCTTCAGGCAGAGAAGCGGTTCAAGTCTCCAATTGTGACCGAAATCCTGCCCGCAACGCCGTTTTATCCGGCTGAAGCGGAGCATCAGGACTACTATAAGACCCATCCGCTGGATTATAAGCTGTATCTGAAGGGTTCCGGCCGGGGGGATTTTACCGAACTCCATTGGAACGGGCGTGAAGACAAGGAACGGCTGCGTTCCCGGCTGACCGCTCTGCAATACGAAGTGACCCAGCATAAAGGGACGGAGCCTGCTTACGACAATGCGTACTGGAACCATTTTCAAGACGGTATTTATACCGATGTGCTGAATGGCGATCCGCTGTTCAGCTCCCGGGACAAGTTCGATTCAGGCACCGGCTGGCCCGCATTCACCGTACCGCTCGAACCGGGACTGGTCCGCAGGGAAGCGGACTATAGCGGCGGCGGGGTGCGGACATTACTGCGGAGCAGGCTGAGCGGTGCTTACCTCGGGCAGTTGTCCTACGATGGTCCGGAGCCTTCGAAGCTGCATTACCGGATTTATTCAGCCGCAATGCGGTTTGTTCCGAAGGGGGAGCTTGCTGTAAACGGGCTGGAGCGTTACCAGGCATTGTTTGCGAATGATGAGCCGGTGGAGGAATAG
- the hutH gene encoding histidine ammonia-lyase, which translates to MLETAKSTVVIYGNSLTMEEVVHVARYHHHVELSEESCRKVEHTRNYVEKLLQEKKVVYGLTTGFGKFSDTYISPEDTKALQLNLIRSHSCGIGAPFAEEVVRAILLLRVNALALGYSGIRLEVLRLMIELLNRGVVPVIPEKGSLGASGDLAPLSHMVLVLIGEGEAYYRGVRLPGVEALAKAGLTPIVLEAKEGLALINGTQVMTAVGTLACWDALKLADWADCTAALTCEALLAVRDAFDPATHAVRPHKGQQQAAANIRNLTAGSTLMTNQGEKRVQDAYSLRCAPQVHGASRDALTYIAEKLSIEMNSATDNPLIFADEEQVISGGNFHGQPVALPMDHLSVCAAELADISERRIERLVNPQLNEGLPPFLTLNGGLQSGFMIAQYAAAAVVSENKSLAHPASVDSIPSSGNQEDHVSMGTIGARKARQIVDNAYAVLAIELLCAAQAIDFRGPQRLGKGTKWIYDRCREQVAAVKEDRVLSGDFAAIREWMKEPGVLDGLIAQVPFSSCVK; encoded by the coding sequence ATGTTGGAAACAGCTAAATCTACAGTGGTTATATACGGTAATTCTTTGACCATGGAGGAGGTCGTCCATGTAGCCCGGTACCACCACCATGTGGAGCTTAGTGAAGAGAGCTGCCGGAAAGTGGAGCATACCCGTAACTATGTGGAGAAGCTGCTGCAGGAGAAAAAAGTGGTGTATGGCCTGACCACAGGCTTCGGCAAATTCAGCGATACGTATATCTCCCCGGAGGATACGAAGGCGCTGCAGCTTAACCTGATCCGCAGCCACAGCTGCGGGATCGGGGCGCCGTTTGCGGAGGAGGTCGTCCGGGCCATCCTGCTGCTGCGGGTTAATGCGCTGGCCCTTGGCTACTCCGGCATCCGCCTGGAAGTCCTAAGGCTGATGATAGAACTGCTTAACAGAGGTGTTGTGCCGGTGATCCCGGAAAAAGGTTCCCTGGGCGCAAGCGGGGACCTGGCTCCGTTATCGCATATGGTGCTCGTCCTGATCGGTGAAGGCGAGGCCTATTACCGGGGAGTGCGGCTGCCGGGGGTTGAGGCGCTGGCTAAGGCAGGACTCACACCGATTGTACTGGAGGCCAAAGAAGGGCTGGCGCTGATTAACGGAACGCAGGTCATGACGGCAGTCGGCACGCTGGCCTGCTGGGATGCGCTGAAGCTGGCGGACTGGGCGGACTGTACGGCGGCACTGACCTGCGAGGCGCTGCTGGCGGTACGGGATGCTTTTGATCCGGCGACGCATGCCGTCCGGCCGCATAAGGGCCAGCAGCAGGCGGCCGCCAACATCCGGAATCTGACAGCCGGCAGCACCCTGATGACGAATCAGGGGGAGAAGCGGGTACAGGATGCCTATTCGCTGCGCTGCGCACCCCAGGTTCACGGGGCTAGCAGGGACGCGCTGACTTATATCGCGGAGAAGCTGAGTATCGAGATGAATTCAGCTACGGACAATCCGCTGATTTTTGCTGATGAAGAGCAGGTAATCTCCGGCGGGAACTTCCACGGTCAGCCGGTTGCCCTGCCGATGGACCATCTGTCGGTCTGCGCGGCAGAGCTGGCTGATATTAGTGAGCGGAGGATTGAGCGGCTGGTCAACCCGCAGCTGAACGAGGGGCTGCCCCCGTTTCTGACGCTGAACGGCGGGCTGCAATCCGGATTCATGATCGCACAGTACGCTGCAGCCGCTGTCGTCTCGGAGAACAAATCACTGGCTCATCCGGCCAGCGTGGACTCCATTCCGTCCTCGGGCAATCAAGAGGATCATGTCAGCATGGGGACAATCGGTGCACGCAAAGCAAGGCAAATCGTTGACAATGCCTATGCGGTACTGGCCATTGAGCTGCTCTGCGCGGCGCAGGCCATCGATTTCCGAGGGCCGCAGCGGCTCGGCAAAGGCACCAAATGGATCTATGACCGCTGCCGAGAGCAGGTGGCTGCGGTGAAGGAAGACCGCGTGCTCTCCGGCGATTTTGCTGCTATTAGGGAGTGGATGAAGGAGCCAGGCGTGCTAGACGGATTAATAGCCCAGGTGCCGTTTAGCAGCTGTGTGAAGTGA
- a CDS encoding ATP-binding protein, translated as MIDHEQEIRKLRGTIEKLSHQVIDGQHREEQILAEFSAMNNELITMHRLLAKNNAELKELKEEAEASNRAKSLFLATVSHEIRTPMNGILGMTELLGAEGMAEEQQSYLQVIRESAQYLLQMINNLLDISKIEARKMELNKISFSVDDLLEHAFKLLSPAAVKRGNTLKCHAGSGVAGTLEGDSPKILQVLINLLGNAVKFTQNGEVELSVSLEGEDEFCQRLCFAVRDEGIGIPLEDQAALFRPYSQIIRDAEKAVEGTGLGLSICKSMVELMGGTIRVDSSPGEGSTFRFELMLDKPASLPEPQPTAEAALPVARFSTLPVLVAEDNGLNRTLLQQQLKRLGITEVHLVGSGSEAVEAWQQQKYGLILMDSRLPGMNGDEAVRLIRQLELSGGRPRIPIIGVTGDGAEESRLQFVRAGLDDWAAKPLSLQKLQQLLDKWFGREPYIPVLQQDTLTGIREMDGEDEPQFLRMLVEIFKSDTPLRLAALDAAASMRDLPEMAAVAHGLKSGSLSIGAQYFSHLCALVELHARADEYDLAVQQLTKLGPAYEEACRELENLL; from the coding sequence ATGATTGACCATGAGCAGGAAATCCGCAAACTGAGGGGGACCATCGAGAAGCTCTCGCATCAGGTGATTGACGGCCAGCACCGGGAAGAACAAATCTTAGCTGAATTTTCGGCGATGAATAATGAATTGATTACGATGCACCGGCTCCTTGCCAAGAATAATGCCGAGCTTAAGGAGCTGAAAGAAGAGGCAGAAGCGTCCAACCGGGCGAAAAGCCTCTTTCTGGCTACAGTCAGCCACGAAATCCGCACACCGATGAACGGTATTCTGGGGATGACCGAGCTGCTCGGGGCAGAGGGGATGGCGGAAGAACAGCAGAGTTATCTGCAGGTGATCCGTGAATCCGCTCAGTACCTGCTGCAGATGATCAACAATCTGCTCGATATCTCCAAAATTGAAGCCAGAAAAATGGAACTGAACAAGATATCTTTTAGCGTTGATGATCTGCTGGAGCATGCCTTCAAGCTGCTCTCTCCCGCTGCCGTAAAGCGCGGAAATACGCTGAAATGCCACGCCGGAAGCGGTGTCGCGGGTACGCTTGAAGGAGATTCCCCAAAAATCCTTCAAGTGCTCATCAATCTGCTCGGCAATGCGGTGAAGTTCACGCAGAACGGGGAAGTAGAGCTGTCAGTAAGTCTGGAAGGTGAGGATGAATTCTGTCAGAGGCTTTGCTTCGCAGTCCGGGATGAGGGGATCGGCATCCCGCTGGAGGATCAGGCGGCTCTATTCCGACCGTATTCCCAAATAATCCGGGATGCAGAGAAGGCCGTTGAAGGTACCGGACTTGGCCTGTCGATTTGCAAATCTATGGTTGAGCTGATGGGCGGAACGATTAGGGTGGACAGTTCACCTGGAGAGGGTTCCACTTTCCGCTTCGAGCTTATGCTGGACAAACCGGCAAGCCTGCCGGAGCCGCAGCCTACTGCTGAAGCTGCATTGCCGGTAGCCCGATTCAGTACGCTGCCAGTACTGGTTGCGGAAGATAATGGGCTGAACCGTACACTGCTGCAGCAGCAGCTCAAGAGGCTGGGGATTACAGAGGTGCATCTGGTGGGCAGCGGCAGTGAGGCTGTAGAAGCCTGGCAGCAGCAGAAGTACGGGCTGATTCTGATGGACAGCAGGCTTCCGGGCATGAATGGCGACGAGGCGGTCCGTCTCATCCGCCAGCTGGAATTATCCGGGGGAAGGCCGAGGATTCCCATCATTGGTGTGACCGGAGACGGGGCGGAGGAGAGCCGGTTGCAGTTCGTCCGTGCTGGCTTGGATGACTGGGCGGCGAAGCCGCTGAGTCTGCAGAAGCTGCAGCAGCTTCTGGACAAATGGTTTGGCAGGGAGCCGTATATTCCCGTACTTCAACAAGACACGCTGACCGGCATCCGGGAGATGGACGGTGAAGATGAGCCGCAATTTCTCCGCATGCTGGTAGAGATTTTCAAGAGTGATACTCCTCTTCGGCTGGCGGCGCTGGATGCAGCGGCGTCGATGAGGGATCTTCCGGAGATGGCGGCGGTGGCCCACGGCCTTAAATCGGGCAGTCTGAGCATCGGTGCACAGTATTTTTCCCATTTGTGCGCGTTGGTTGAGCTTCATGCCAGAGCAGATGAATATGACCTGGCCGTACAGCAGCTGACTAAACTTGGGCCTGCCTACGAGGAAGCCTGCCGGGAGCTCGAAAACCTGCTGTAG
- a CDS encoding IS256 family transposase: MTILPENMLNNLFENLVTQFVKDNLESIMKAEIQQFMTSEEAGNHNSRNGYYTRDLHTKYGNVEDLAVPRDRQGAFQTQLFEPYQRRDGWLEEAVIQMYKSGMGTRDVARFIESMFGSHYSPTTVSNITATVLDDIHQWQKRPLNKRYSVIYLDGLYVKLKRSTVSGEVVYFAMGIDEDGHRQILGFYVGGQESANGWREVLKDLYDRGVQEVLLGVFDGLPGLDAAFRETYPKADVQHCIVHKVRSTFPKIRVQHKTEVIEDLKTIYTAADHDLARAAFDTVKAKWGKLYPKEMRSWEEQLPTLLTFYKYPVLIKEAIYTSNPIERMNKEIRKRLKPMNSLTNMDAAEKIVYLDVIDYNERFSERVIRGFGDLEVKKKLNEMFEERYPAQAEPEK, translated from the coding sequence ATGACTATTCTACCCGAAAACATGTTAAATAATCTATTTGAAAATCTTGTCACCCAATTTGTAAAAGATAATCTAGAGTCCATTATGAAAGCGGAAATCCAGCAATTCATGACCAGTGAAGAAGCCGGGAACCACAACAGCCGCAACGGATACTACACCCGGGATCTACACACGAAATACGGAAATGTAGAGGATCTGGCCGTTCCTAGGGACCGTCAAGGAGCCTTCCAAACGCAGTTGTTCGAGCCCTACCAGCGGCGAGATGGATGGCTAGAGGAGGCTGTCATCCAGATGTACAAAAGTGGTATGGGAACGCGAGATGTGGCCCGGTTCATTGAAAGTATGTTCGGCAGCCACTATTCACCCACGACCGTTAGCAACATTACAGCTACGGTACTTGACGACATTCATCAGTGGCAGAAGCGCCCGTTAAACAAACGCTACTCCGTTATCTACCTGGATGGCCTATATGTGAAACTCAAGCGCAGCACCGTTAGCGGAGAAGTCGTTTATTTCGCCATGGGGATCGACGAAGACGGTCACCGCCAGATCCTTGGCTTTTACGTAGGCGGCCAGGAGAGCGCAAACGGCTGGCGCGAGGTGCTCAAAGACCTCTACGACCGTGGTGTCCAGGAAGTCTTGCTGGGCGTGTTTGATGGGCTTCCGGGACTCGATGCAGCGTTCCGTGAAACTTATCCGAAGGCGGATGTGCAGCATTGTATCGTCCACAAAGTGCGTTCGACCTTTCCGAAAATTCGAGTTCAGCACAAAACGGAAGTCATTGAAGATCTGAAGACCATCTACACGGCTGCAGACCATGATCTGGCCCGGGCTGCGTTTGACACGGTGAAGGCCAAATGGGGCAAGCTCTACCCGAAAGAAATGCGGTCCTGGGAAGAACAGTTACCGACGCTGCTGACCTTTTACAAGTATCCCGTGCTCATAAAAGAAGCCATCTACACATCCAATCCGATTGAACGAATGAACAAGGAAATTCGAAAACGCCTGAAGCCGATGAACAGCCTCACGAATATGGATGCGGCAGAGAAAATTGTCTACCTGGACGTCATCGATTACAACGAACGTTTTAGCGAACGGGTCATTCGCGGCTTCGGCGATCTGGAAGTAAAGAAGAAACTAAATGAGATGTTTGAAGAGCGATATCCAGCGCAGGCAGAGCCAGAGAAGTAA
- the hutU gene encoding urocanate hydratase: MSLNEERICRAPRGSKLNTKGWVQEAALRMLMNNLDPEVAEHPSQLVVYGGIGKAARNWASYDAIVQSLTTLTNDETLLIQSGKPVAVFRTHPDAPRILLANSNLVPAWAHWDIFHELDQKGLIMYGQMTAGSWIYIGTQGIVQGTYETFAECARQHFGGTLKGTITLSAGLGGMGGAQPLAITMNDGVFIGIDVDRTRIEKRIQSKYCDVLIETMEEALSMAEAARSTGRPLSIGLLGNAAELLPRMIAHGFVPDILTDQTSAHDPLNGYLPDGFTLETGRQLRLENPQEYIVLAKKSIARHVEAMLELQSKGAVTFDYGNNIRQVAYDQGVSRAFHFPGFVPAYIRPQFCEGKGPFRWVALSGDPEDIYKTDAAIMQAFPENAGLQRWITLAREKIAFQGLPARICWLGYGERAKFGRIINDMVASGELSAPVVIGRDHLDAGSVASPNRETEAMLDGSDAISDWPLLNAMVNTAAGASWVSLHHGGGVGMGYSQHAGMVVVADGTKEAEARLERVLTTDPGMGVVRHADAGYPLAVETARAKGIRMPMLD, translated from the coding sequence ATGAGCCTTAACGAGGAGAGAATCTGCCGTGCGCCGAGAGGCAGCAAGCTGAATACCAAGGGCTGGGTGCAGGAAGCCGCGCTGCGCATGCTGATGAACAATCTGGATCCTGAGGTGGCGGAGCATCCCAGTCAGCTGGTTGTCTATGGCGGCATTGGTAAAGCAGCCCGCAACTGGGCCAGCTATGACGCAATCGTCCAGTCGCTGACGACTCTTACGAACGATGAAACGCTGCTGATTCAATCCGGCAAACCGGTGGCCGTGTTCCGTACCCATCCGGATGCCCCGCGTATTCTGCTGGCGAATTCCAATCTGGTTCCGGCCTGGGCCCATTGGGACATCTTTCATGAGCTGGACCAAAAAGGGCTGATCATGTACGGGCAGATGACGGCGGGCAGCTGGATCTACATCGGCACACAGGGAATTGTCCAGGGGACCTATGAGACCTTCGCGGAGTGTGCCAGACAGCATTTCGGCGGCACGCTGAAAGGGACGATCACGCTTAGTGCTGGCCTCGGCGGAATGGGGGGCGCCCAGCCGCTGGCCATCACGATGAATGACGGAGTATTCATTGGGATTGATGTGGACCGGACCCGGATCGAGAAGCGGATCCAGTCCAAGTATTGCGATGTTCTCATAGAGACGATGGAAGAAGCGCTATCCATGGCTGAAGCCGCCAGAAGTACGGGGCGTCCGCTGTCCATCGGCCTCTTGGGCAATGCGGCGGAGCTGCTGCCGCGGATGATCGCCCACGGGTTCGTTCCGGATATTCTCACCGACCAGACGTCGGCCCATGATCCGTTGAACGGATATCTACCTGACGGATTCACTCTCGAGACCGGAAGGCAGCTCCGGCTGGAGAACCCGCAGGAGTACATTGTGCTGGCAAAAAAGAGCATTGCCCGGCATGTCGAAGCGATGCTTGAACTGCAGAGCAAGGGAGCCGTCACCTTCGATTACGGCAACAACATCCGCCAGGTGGCTTATGATCAGGGCGTCAGCCGGGCGTTTCATTTCCCCGGTTTTGTTCCCGCGTATATCCGCCCGCAATTCTGCGAGGGAAAAGGGCCGTTTCGCTGGGTAGCCCTGTCAGGAGATCCCGAAGACATCTACAAGACCGATGCCGCGATCATGCAGGCGTTCCCGGAAAATGCAGGGCTGCAGAGATGGATCACTCTGGCCCGGGAGAAAATTGCCTTCCAGGGCCTGCCCGCCCGGATCTGCTGGCTCGGCTATGGCGAACGGGCCAAGTTCGGCCGGATTATTAATGATATGGTAGCCTCCGGGGAGCTGTCCGCGCCGGTAGTGATCGGCCGGGATCATCTCGACGCCGGATCGGTGGCATCACCCAACCGGGAGACCGAAGCGATGCTGGACGGCAGTGACGCCATCTCCGATTGGCCGCTCCTGAACGCGATGGTCAATACGGCTGCCGGGGCCAGCTGGGTCTCCCTTCACCACGGCGGCGGAGTCGGAATGGGTTATTCCCAGCACGCGGGGATGGTTGTGGTAGCGGATGGCACGAAGGAAGCGGAAGCAAGGCTTGAACGGGTGCTGACGACAGACCCCGGCATGGGGGTTGTCCGCCATGCGGATGCGGGATATCCGCTGGCTGTGGAGACAGCCCGGGCAAAGGGTATCCGCATGCCCATGCTGGACTAG
- a CDS encoding cobalamin B12-binding domain-containing protein → MHLDQQNAGERLKVIAEQLAEEITTWQYERQPDLEQRFGPSGRVRTKQDSLYHLRYLAQSVTLESPLLFINYVIWLKVLLVQYKITAEDLRINLNLLKEAISVRVEQPERELILSYLDMGLYHTSGEESLPSFLQPQKPYFREADEYLKLLLDGERRKASEFVLGLYKDGITVHDIYLHIFQETQYEIGRLWQMGRITVAQEHYCTACTQSIISQLYPQWIRAQNGKKRLVAVGVGEELHEIGLRMLADFFEMEGWNTFYLGSNMPVEGLVRHLKEQPAELLAISITMTFHVSEVIRVISSIRSHRELDSLRIMVGGMPFNIDTELWKKVGADGYAPDAKLALEVAERLVSEEGILKAGFPND, encoded by the coding sequence ATGCATCTTGATCAACAGAATGCAGGAGAACGGCTGAAAGTGATAGCCGAGCAGCTGGCGGAGGAAATCACTACATGGCAGTATGAACGACAGCCTGACCTAGAGCAAAGATTCGGTCCTTCCGGTAGAGTAAGAACAAAGCAGGATTCCTTATATCATTTGCGGTATCTGGCGCAGAGTGTGACGCTGGAGAGTCCGCTTCTCTTTATTAACTATGTTATCTGGCTGAAAGTGCTGCTTGTGCAGTACAAGATTACGGCTGAGGATCTGCGGATTAACCTTAATCTGTTGAAAGAAGCAATAAGTGTCCGGGTAGAACAGCCGGAAAGAGAGCTGATTCTGAGTTATCTGGACATGGGTCTTTACCATACAAGCGGGGAGGAGAGCCTGCCTTCTTTTCTTCAGCCGCAGAAGCCCTATTTCCGGGAGGCGGACGAATATCTAAAACTGCTTCTGGACGGAGAACGGCGCAAGGCTTCGGAGTTTGTGCTGGGATTGTATAAGGACGGCATAACGGTCCACGATATTTATCTGCATATCTTTCAGGAAACCCAATATGAGATTGGACGGCTGTGGCAGATGGGGCGCATTACGGTAGCCCAGGAGCATTACTGCACAGCCTGCACCCAGAGCATCATCTCGCAGCTCTATCCGCAATGGATCCGGGCACAGAATGGCAAGAAAAGACTGGTTGCGGTTGGTGTGGGTGAAGAGCTTCATGAAATTGGACTGCGGATGCTGGCTGATTTCTTCGAAATGGAGGGCTGGAATACGTTCTACCTGGGCTCAAATATGCCCGTTGAGGGCCTGGTCCGTCATTTGAAGGAGCAGCCAGCCGAGCTGCTGGCTATTTCGATTACTATGACTTTTCATGTATCCGAGGTCATTCGCGTGATATCGTCCATCCGGAGCCACCGTGAGCTGGACAGCCTCCGCATTATGGTCGGCGGAATGCCGTTTAATATAGACACGGAATTATGGAAGAAGGTCGGCGCCGACGGCTATGCCCCGGATGCGAAGCTTGCACTGGAGGTGGCGGAACGGCTTGTTTCGGAAGAGGGCATACTGAAGGCGGGATTTCCAAATGATTGA